One genomic region from Desulfuromonas sp. TF encodes:
- a CDS encoding chemotaxis protein CheB, translated as MPTKKQRTQKPAPTDPTLKTAGPPPEPAKAPPCPIAGIGASAGGLEALEQFLRHVPEKCGVAFVVVQHLDPTHKGIMPELLQRATTMEVFQARDRMPVRPDCVYVIPPNKDMSILHGALHLFEPAAPRGLRLPIDFFLRSLAEDCQERGIGVILSGMGSDGTMGLRAIKEKAGVTLVQEPASARFDSMPRSAIDAGLADLVAPASELPEKMMAYLRHAPRIAKAESSLDEKDRSALEKVIILLRAHTGNDFSLYKKATICRRIERRMGIHQIDGMNTYVRYLRENSQEVGLLFKELLIGVTSFFRDPEVWDHLRDVVLPEFLVQFPPGRVLRAWVPGCSTGEEAYSLAIVCKEALEKLNRKEGLPVQIFATDLDADAIEKARQGIFPANIAADVTPERLSRFFVQAENGYRVGKGIRDLVTFAPQNLIMDPPFTKLDLLSCRNLLIYLAPELQKKLLPLFHYSLNPGGLLVLGSSESIGAHTRLFAAQNGKSRIYRRRQAAEGEVAVEFPTAFAAVAGGAESTPIPRKAPESLQSQADRLLLQRYSPAAVLTSEQGDILYISGRTGKYLEPAAGKANWNVFAMAREGLRYELTSAFQKAVRQKEEATVRGIKIQGEGAAQTVDLTVQAVTEPEALRGMVMFVFRDVATPPEEKAAGRGRSPSIPGGEAAELREEVRRAQEEARVLREEMQTSQEEFRAVNEELQSANEELQSTNEELTTSREEMQSMNEELQTVNAEQLARLDELAWATSDMNNLLNSTEIATVFLDKGLRVRRFTIGSERIFKLIPADVGRSLTDISSILLYPELADDAREVLRTLTFSERQIASRDDGWFRVRIMPYRTQEDVIDGVVMTFTDITATKKLEAELREEIARLQGLLEAQAER; from the coding sequence GTGCCCACCAAAAAACAGAGAACGCAAAAGCCGGCGCCGACCGATCCGACCCTGAAAACTGCCGGTCCTCCCCCCGAGCCCGCAAAAGCTCCACCCTGCCCCATCGCCGGCATCGGAGCCTCCGCCGGCGGGCTGGAGGCGCTGGAGCAGTTTCTCCGGCACGTCCCCGAGAAGTGCGGAGTCGCCTTCGTCGTGGTCCAGCACCTGGACCCGACCCACAAGGGGATCATGCCCGAGCTGCTGCAGCGGGCGACAACCATGGAAGTCTTCCAGGCCCGGGACCGGATGCCGGTCCGGCCCGACTGCGTCTATGTGATCCCCCCAAACAAGGACATGTCCATCCTGCACGGCGCGCTGCACCTGTTCGAGCCGGCGGCTCCGCGCGGCCTGCGCCTCCCCATCGATTTTTTCCTGCGTTCCCTGGCCGAGGACTGTCAGGAGCGCGGCATCGGGGTCATCCTCTCGGGGATGGGCTCGGACGGCACCATGGGTTTGCGGGCGATCAAGGAGAAAGCCGGCGTGACATTGGTGCAGGAGCCGGCCTCGGCCAGATTCGACAGCATGCCCCGAAGCGCCATCGATGCCGGATTGGCCGACCTGGTGGCGCCGGCGTCGGAGCTGCCGGAGAAGATGATGGCCTATCTGCGGCACGCCCCCCGTATCGCCAAAGCCGAATCCTCCCTGGATGAAAAGGATCGAAGCGCCCTGGAAAAGGTGATCATCCTGCTTCGGGCGCACACCGGCAACGACTTCTCCCTGTACAAAAAGGCCACCATCTGCCGCCGCATCGAGCGGCGCATGGGGATCCACCAGATCGATGGAATGAACACCTATGTCCGGTACCTGCGGGAGAATTCCCAGGAAGTGGGGCTTCTTTTCAAGGAGCTGCTGATCGGGGTGACGAGTTTTTTCCGGGATCCGGAGGTTTGGGATCATTTGCGGGATGTGGTTCTGCCGGAGTTTCTCGTTCAATTCCCGCCCGGCCGGGTGCTGCGGGCCTGGGTGCCCGGCTGCTCGACGGGGGAAGAAGCCTATTCCCTGGCCATCGTCTGCAAAGAGGCGTTGGAGAAGCTCAATCGCAAGGAGGGGCTGCCGGTGCAGATCTTCGCCACCGATCTCGACGCGGACGCCATCGAAAAAGCCCGACAGGGGATTTTTCCCGCCAACATCGCCGCGGACGTGACGCCCGAGCGCCTGAGCCGGTTTTTCGTGCAGGCGGAGAACGGCTACCGTGTGGGCAAGGGGATTCGGGATCTGGTGACCTTTGCCCCGCAGAACCTCATCATGGATCCTCCCTTTACCAAGCTCGACCTCCTCAGCTGCCGCAACCTGCTGATCTACCTGGCGCCGGAGCTGCAGAAAAAACTTCTGCCGCTCTTTCACTACAGCCTGAATCCGGGCGGGCTTCTGGTTCTCGGCAGCTCCGAGTCGATCGGCGCTCACACCCGGCTCTTCGCCGCGCAGAACGGCAAATCGCGCATCTACCGTCGGCGCCAGGCGGCGGAGGGAGAAGTCGCGGTCGAGTTTCCGACCGCGTTCGCCGCCGTGGCAGGGGGGGCGGAATCGACGCCGATACCCCGGAAAGCTCCCGAAAGCCTTCAGTCTCAGGCGGACCGGCTGCTGCTGCAACGCTATTCCCCGGCCGCCGTGCTGACCAGCGAGCAGGGGGACATCCTCTACATCAGCGGGCGTACGGGCAAGTACCTGGAGCCCGCCGCCGGCAAGGCCAACTGGAACGTCTTCGCCATGGCCCGCGAGGGGCTGCGTTACGAGCTGACCAGCGCTTTCCAGAAGGCTGTGCGGCAGAAGGAGGAGGCCACCGTCCGCGGGATCAAGATCCAAGGCGAAGGCGCGGCGCAGACGGTGGATCTCACGGTTCAGGCCGTCACCGAACCGGAGGCGCTGCGGGGGATGGTGATGTTCGTCTTTCGCGACGTGGCCACCCCCCCGGAGGAGAAGGCGGCCGGCCGCGGCAGATCCCCCTCGATTCCGGGCGGCGAAGCGGCCGAGCTGAGGGAGGAAGTCCGGCGCGCCCAGGAGGAGGCCAGGGTGCTGCGCGAGGAGATGCAGACCTCGCAGGAAGAATTCCGGGCCGTCAACGAGGAGCTGCAGTCCGCCAACGAGGAACTGCAGTCCACCAACGAGGAGTTGACCACCTCCCGGGAAGAGATGCAGTCGATGAACGAAGAGCTGCAGACGGTCAACGCCGAGCAGCTCGCCCGCCTGGACGAACTCGCCTGGGCGACCAGCGACATGAACAATCTGCTCAACAGCACCGAGATCGCCACCGTCTTTCTGGACAAGGGGCTGCGCGTGCGGCGCTTTACCATCGGCTCGGAAAGGATTTTCAAGCTGATCCCGGCGGATGTGGGGCGCTCGCTCACCGACATCTCTTCGATCCTGCTCTATCCGGAGCTGGCCGACGATGCGCGCGAAGTGCTTCGGACCCTGACCTTCTCCGAGAGGCAGATCGCCAGCCGGGACGACGGCTGGTTCAGGGTGCGCATCATGCCCTACCGCACCCAGGAGGATGTGATCGACGGGGTGGTGATGACCTTTACCGACATCACCGCGACCAAGAAGCTGGAGGCGGAGCTGCGCGAGGAGATTGCAAGGCTCCAGGGGCTGCTGGAGGCGCAGGCGGAACGGTAA
- a CDS encoding fatty acid desaturase, protein MSFNPVVVVAKAEKPQWYQATAPFAQRDTRTALRQLLTTVLPYLLLLALMAWTVRDGYPYGITLALGSVAAALLIRLFILFHDCTHGSFLPSPRWNRNVGYLCGILAFTAFHDWRRSHAGHHITAGDLDRRGMGDISTMTVEEYLAAPPLRRLVYRLYRHPLILLGAGPLYYFLLRNRYPSPGAKKMDFVSVVVTNLVIAGIVAAASLTVGFKTYLLVQLPVLWTAATGGVWLFYIQHQFERVYWARHDAWDPWRVPLEGASYYQLPKLLQWVTGNVGFHHVHHSRPGIPNYRLQECHEAVPELRAVKPFTLRKSLGTLRLNLYDERRRRMVSFRSLS, encoded by the coding sequence ATGTCCTTCAATCCAGTCGTTGTCGTCGCGAAAGCAGAAAAACCCCAGTGGTACCAGGCCACCGCCCCATTCGCCCAAAGGGACACCCGAACCGCGCTTCGCCAACTTCTCACCACGGTCTTGCCATATCTCCTTCTGCTAGCCCTGATGGCCTGGACCGTCCGCGACGGCTACCCTTACGGAATCACCCTGGCCCTCGGCTCTGTCGCGGCCGCACTTTTGATTCGCCTCTTCATCCTTTTTCACGATTGTACCCACGGATCATTCCTCCCCTCGCCTCGGTGGAACAGGAACGTAGGGTATCTCTGCGGCATTCTGGCCTTCACGGCGTTTCACGACTGGCGGCGCAGTCATGCCGGACACCACATCACGGCCGGCGATCTGGACCGGCGCGGGATGGGCGATATCTCGACCATGACCGTCGAGGAGTATCTGGCCGCACCGCCGCTGCGGCGGCTCGTCTACCGGCTGTACCGGCATCCCCTGATCCTGCTCGGCGCCGGTCCGCTCTATTATTTCCTTCTGCGAAACCGCTATCCGTCACCCGGGGCGAAGAAGATGGACTTTGTCAGCGTGGTCGTCACCAACCTGGTGATTGCGGGCATTGTCGCAGCGGCAAGCCTGACGGTCGGCTTCAAAACCTATCTCCTGGTCCAGTTGCCGGTTCTGTGGACAGCCGCGACGGGCGGGGTCTGGCTGTTTTATATCCAGCATCAGTTCGAGAGGGTCTACTGGGCGCGCCATGACGCGTGGGATCCGTGGCGGGTTCCTCTGGAGGGCGCTTCATATTATCAGTTGCCAAAGCTTTTGCAGTGGGTTACGGGCAACGTCGGCTTTCATCATGTCCACCATTCGCGCCCGGGTATCCCGAACTACCGCCTGCAGGAGTGCCACGAGGCCGTCCCGGAGCTGCGGGCGGTCAAACCGTTTACCCTTCGAAAGAGCTTGGGAACCCTGCGGTTGAACCTGTATGATGAACGCCGGCGCAGGATGGTCAGCTTCCGGTCGTTGAGTTGA
- a CDS encoding ABC-type transport auxiliary lipoprotein family protein, translating into MRRSARFVLLFLVVALSAGGCGGILPEPGPAPVFYRLDYDPPPVDCPRPFDKRVRVREFSAASPYDQTEMTVLGPGGEVSFSGTYQWVAPPGRMVAESLGRDLSAGDLFPAVSMDADPSFPPLELTGRIHAFAWERNGVEERAVLTVGVSLTDTAGESGILFNRIYRFRSPPCPEGKASLFASAMSTLVKNLSVRLRQDLCSLGKAAED; encoded by the coding sequence ATGCGCCGATCCGCTCGTTTTGTTCTTCTTTTCCTTGTCGTCGCCCTCTCGGCCGGAGGCTGCGGCGGGATCCTCCCTGAACCGGGGCCGGCACCGGTTTTTTACCGCCTCGACTACGACCCGCCGCCCGTCGATTGTCCCCGCCCCTTTGACAAGAGGGTGCGGGTCCGGGAATTCTCGGCCGCCAGCCCCTACGACCAGACGGAAATGACTGTTCTGGGGCCGGGAGGGGAAGTGAGCTTTTCGGGGACGTACCAATGGGTCGCCCCTCCCGGAAGGATGGTGGCGGAATCCCTGGGACGGGACCTGAGCGCGGGGGACCTCTTCCCGGCGGTATCCATGGACGCGGACCCCTCTTTCCCGCCGTTGGAGTTGACCGGGAGAATCCATGCCTTCGCCTGGGAACGGAACGGCGTGGAGGAGCGGGCGGTGCTGACGGTGGGAGTTTCGCTGACGGACACCGCTGGGGAATCCGGGATCCTCTTTAACAGGATCTATAGGTTCAGGAGTCCTCCCTGCCCTGAGGGGAAAGCGTCCTTGTTCGCATCGGCCATGAGCACGCTTGTCAAGAATCTGTCGGTCAGGCTTCGGCAGGATCTCTGTTCTCTGGGGAAGGCCGCGGAAGATTAG
- a CDS encoding MlaD family protein, whose protein sequence is MTPGRAGEKMGDGRIAPFRLGVFVLLGLGLGIIALVFVGIIEPSKARQTYVSFFNTPIEGLEKGSAVRYLGVQVGKVGEIDLAPGDRMVRVQVKIRKDFQMDDAMYLQVSRQLVAGLTTLTLRRAKDAEALKSSELPFDPEYPVLPNRPSDMDQLLETARLMAEKVGDADLDAIGDVTKGWSLAGNRLADLLADPDLRQTLENVHEASADLQAILQALGDEGAPGEWRKILRDLSATAGDLRRASETLAAQLDGMPPGTLAEISGRLEGLAATGEETVRSWDLQVGRSMSLLERNLQQFNRLMTEFDRLIRSLRREPGQILERRKEDDPFAR, encoded by the coding sequence GTGACGCCGGGGCGGGCAGGTGAGAAGATGGGAGATGGCCGGATTGCCCCCTTCAGGCTCGGCGTTTTCGTCCTTCTCGGTCTTGGACTAGGAATCATCGCCCTGGTCTTCGTGGGAATCATCGAACCTTCCAAAGCAAGACAGACTTACGTCAGCTTCTTCAACACCCCGATCGAGGGGTTGGAAAAAGGGTCGGCGGTCCGGTATCTGGGGGTCCAGGTCGGGAAAGTGGGGGAGATCGATCTCGCTCCCGGCGACCGGATGGTGAGAGTCCAGGTGAAAATCAGGAAGGATTTTCAGATGGATGATGCCATGTACCTGCAGGTCTCGCGGCAACTGGTCGCAGGACTGACCACCCTCACTCTGAGGCGCGCGAAGGACGCAGAAGCGTTGAAAAGTTCGGAACTTCCCTTCGACCCGGAGTATCCGGTTCTCCCCAACCGCCCCAGCGACATGGATCAACTCCTCGAAACGGCACGGCTGATGGCGGAGAAGGTGGGAGATGCTGATCTTGACGCCATCGGGGATGTGACGAAAGGGTGGAGCCTGGCCGGAAACCGACTTGCCGACCTTCTCGCCGATCCCGATCTGCGGCAGACCCTCGAAAACGTGCATGAAGCCTCCGCCGACCTGCAGGCGATCCTCCAGGCCCTCGGCGACGAAGGCGCTCCCGGCGAGTGGCGAAAGATCCTCCGAGACCTTTCCGCAACAGCCGGGGATCTGCGCCGCGCCAGCGAGACGCTGGCGGCTCAGTTGGACGGGATGCCGCCCGGGACCCTTGCGGAGATCTCCGGACGCCTGGAGGGCTTGGCTGCGACCGGAGAAGAGACGGTGCGCTCGTGGGACCTCCAGGTCGGCCGGTCCATGTCCCTTCTGGAGCGCAATCTTCAACAGTTCAATCGCCTGATGACCGAATTCGACCGGCTGATCCGTTCCCTGCGACGGGAACCCGGACAGATCCTCGAACGCCGCAAGGAGGATGATCCATTCGCGAGGTGA
- a CDS encoding ABC transporter permease, giving the protein MKGQDADPVTRLGLRTRSLLDGARAMTVFTGSFLLAVGAGVLRPRRQRLKETLLQIQWAGADAMVLLACLSFLMGFVIGIQAMATMSPFGAEARIARVVTVLTMQEIGPLLTAILLAGRSGIAFVTTLGTMKSGGELDALRTRRIDPVADFVLPRVLALMLAGPLLAMITIASSILGGMVITLWIPQLSPHGYLRGAADAMNTGFFFFGLAKIVVFAGLVGLIGCFQGMRITGPGAVGKGATSSFVGSLLLIGLVDALFNFIYHIY; this is encoded by the coding sequence ATGAAAGGGCAGGACGCCGACCCGGTTACACGCCTCGGCCTGCGCACACGAAGTCTTCTTGACGGCGCCCGTGCCATGACGGTATTCACCGGCAGTTTCCTTCTGGCAGTGGGCGCGGGAGTGCTTCGGCCGCGCCGCCAGCGTCTGAAAGAAACCCTTTTACAGATTCAGTGGGCGGGGGCCGATGCCATGGTCCTTCTGGCCTGCCTTTCTTTCCTGATGGGCTTTGTCATCGGAATCCAGGCGATGGCGACCATGTCCCCCTTCGGAGCCGAGGCGAGGATCGCCCGAGTGGTGACCGTCCTCACCATGCAGGAGATCGGGCCGCTGCTCACCGCCATCCTTCTGGCGGGTCGATCGGGGATTGCCTTCGTCACGACACTGGGAACCATGAAGAGCGGGGGGGAACTCGATGCATTACGGACGAGGAGAATTGATCCAGTGGCCGACTTCGTCCTTCCGCGGGTACTCGCCCTTATGCTCGCCGGCCCCCTCCTCGCGATGATCACCATCGCCTCTTCCATTCTGGGAGGGATGGTCATCACCCTCTGGATTCCGCAGCTTTCTCCCCATGGTTATCTCAGAGGGGCGGCGGACGCCATGAACACGGGGTTTTTCTTCTTCGGGCTGGCCAAAATCGTCGTCTTTGCCGGCCTGGTCGGGCTCATCGGCTGCTTTCAGGGGATGCGCATCACGGGCCCCGGCGCTGTTGGGAAAGGGGCGACCTCTTCGTTCGTCGGCTCCCTGTTGCTCATCGGTCTGGTCGACGCCCTTTTCAATTTCATCTATCACATCTACTAG
- a CDS encoding YtxH domain-containing protein, translated as MARKNRGTLGAAMLVVGGFIGAGTALLLAPQSGKKTRRQITRRSRKARTRASDLFESGGEAAEAWRNHLLKSLDQGQKNLERQKKKLTQLWS; from the coding sequence ATGGCACGAAAGAACAGAGGAACCCTGGGAGCTGCCATGCTGGTCGTGGGAGGGTTCATCGGGGCCGGAACGGCGCTGCTGCTTGCTCCCCAGTCGGGGAAGAAAACCCGAAGGCAGATAACCCGCCGTTCGCGAAAAGCCCGCACCCGGGCCTCCGATCTCTTCGAGAGCGGGGGCGAGGCGGCAGAAGCCTGGCGCAATCATTTACTCAAATCCCTTGACCAGGGGCAGAAAAATCTGGAAAGGCAAAAGAAGAAACTCACTCAACTGTGGTCCTGA
- a CDS encoding AI-2E family transporter, producing MQSQEREDGGRHLWQITAMRDFLWIMAAAAMLWLVYHLRFILLPIFAGLVLAYLLDPVITKVKSRWGISRIFSVLLICSLVLLAGAGIGLWAIPLLINQSATLAQEVPDYFQELSLRYGIQLEDLADRFTQFKGSEDGISVLRLAKNIVGTTAEILLWLLLPPVYFVFFALKFQSMKDEGLSSLAAERHPRAMDILRRMDEAVGTFFRARLLISLLVGVIFIIGWWLANVPYWFLLGALTGLLSMIPYLSIAGWLLALLVKYFDMTIGEGAPGFEWMAVLLWPSLVFGIGNFIEGWILTPWIHGRTTHLSAIMILTVVLVGGALAGFWGLLFAIPAAICLNILVEEFLQPTLREAKKQN from the coding sequence ATGCAATCACAAGAGAGAGAAGATGGAGGTCGGCACCTGTGGCAGATCACGGCCATGCGGGATTTTCTATGGATCATGGCGGCGGCCGCCATGCTATGGCTGGTCTATCATTTGCGCTTCATCCTCTTACCCATCTTCGCCGGTCTGGTCCTGGCGTATCTGCTCGATCCGGTCATTACAAAAGTCAAGAGTCGATGGGGCATCTCCCGCATATTCTCAGTCCTTCTAATCTGCTCCCTGGTCCTTCTGGCCGGCGCCGGTATCGGACTATGGGCTATTCCTCTGCTGATAAATCAGTCCGCCACCTTGGCACAGGAGGTCCCGGACTACTTCCAGGAACTGAGTCTGAGGTATGGCATCCAGCTCGAAGATCTGGCCGACAGATTCACCCAGTTTAAGGGATCGGAAGATGGCATATCCGTCCTCCGGCTCGCCAAAAACATCGTCGGCACAACCGCGGAAATCCTTCTCTGGCTCCTGCTGCCGCCCGTCTATTTCGTCTTCTTTGCCCTGAAGTTCCAGTCCATGAAGGATGAAGGCCTTTCCTCTCTGGCCGCAGAACGCCATCCGAGGGCCATGGACATCCTCCGGCGGATGGATGAGGCTGTCGGCACCTTCTTCAGGGCGCGGTTGCTTATTTCCCTTCTGGTCGGGGTGATCTTCATCATCGGCTGGTGGCTGGCGAATGTTCCTTACTGGTTTCTGCTGGGGGCGCTCACCGGACTCCTCAGCATGATTCCGTACCTGTCTATCGCCGGCTGGCTGCTTGCCCTGCTGGTCAAGTATTTCGACATGACCATAGGCGAAGGCGCTCCGGGGTTCGAGTGGATGGCCGTCCTGCTCTGGCCGAGCCTCGTCTTCGGGATCGGAAACTTCATCGAGGGATGGATTCTGACCCCGTGGATTCACGGCCGGACGACCCACCTCAGCGCGATCATGATCCTGACCGTTGTTCTGGTCGGCGGAGCGCTGGCCGGCTTCTGGGGCCTGCTGTTCGCCATCCCCGCGGCCATCTGCCTGAATATATTGGTGGAAGAATTTCTGCAGCCAACCCTGCGGGAGGCTAAAAAACAGAACTAA